DNA from Mesorhizobium sp. B2-1-1:
TCCCACGGATAAAAACCGCTGCCCATGACCATTTCCAATTCCGTGCCGATCACGCCCGAGCTCATTGCCGCGCACGGGCTGAAGCCAGACGAATACCAGCGCATCCTCGACCTCGTCGGGCGCGAGCCGAGCTTCACCGAACTTGGCATCTTCTCGGCGATGTGGAACGAGCATTGCTCGTATAAATCCTCGAAGAAATGGCTACGCACGCTGCCGACGACCGGTCCGCGGGTCATCCAGGGGCCCGGCGAGAATGCCGGCGTGGTCGATATCGGCGACGGCGACTGCGTCGTCTTCAAGATGGAGAGCCACAACCACCCCTCCTTTATCGAACCCTACCAAGGGGCGGCGACAGGCGTCGGCGGCATATTGCGCGACGTCTTCACCATGGGCGCGCGGCCGATCGCGGCGATGAACGCCTTGCGCTTCGGTGCTCCCGATCATCCCAAGACCAGGCACCTGGTGGCGGGAGTGGTTTCCGGCGTCGGCGGCTACGGCAATTCCTTCGGCGTGCCGACGGTCGGCGGCGAGGTCAATTTCGACGCCCGCTACAATGGCAATATCCTGGTCAACGCTTTTGCCGCGGGTCTTGCCAAGACGGACGCGATTTTCCTGTCGGAGGCCAAGGGCGTCGGCCTGCCGGTCGTCTATCTCGGCGCCAAGACCGGTCGCGACGGCGTAGGCGGCGCCACCATGGCCTCGGCCGAATTCGACGACAAGATCGACGAGAAGCGCCCGACCGTGCAGGTCGGCGATCCCTTCACCGAAAAGTGCCTGCTTGAAGCATGTCTCGAACTGATGGCATCCGGTGCGGTCATCGCTATCCAGGACATGGGTGCTGCCGGCCTTACCTGCTCGGCGGTCGAGATGGGCGCCAAGGGGGATCTCGGCATCGAGCTCGAGCTCGACAAGGTTCCGGTGCGCGAGGAGCGCATGAGCGCCTACGAGATGATGCTGTCGGAAAGCCAGGAGCGCATGCTGATGGTGCTGCGCCCCGAAAAGGAAAAGGAGGCCGAGGCGATCTTCCACAAATGGGGGCTCGACTTCGCCATTGTCGGCAAGACGACCGACGATCTGCGCTTTCGCGTCCTGCATCAGGGTGATCAGGTTGCGGACCTGCCGATCAAGGATCTCGGCGACAAGGCACCGGAATATGACCGTCCGTGGGTCGAGCCGAAGAAGCCGGCGCCGCTTGCGGCCAATGACATTCCGCAGGCCGATGTCGCCGACGCACTGCTGAAGCTGCTCGGCGGCCCTGACCTGTCGTCGCGCCGCTGGGTGTGGGAACAGTACGACACGCTGATCCAGGGCAATTCGCTGCAGCTTCCCGGTGGCGATGCCGGCGTGGTGCGGGTCGAAGGCCATCCGACCAAAGCGCTGGCTTTCTCGTCGGACGTGACGCCGCGCTATTGCGAGGCCGATCCCTATGAGGGCGGCAAGCAGGCGGTGGCCGAATGCTGGCGCAATCTGACCGCCACCGGCGCGCTGCCGCTGGCCGCCACCGACAATCTCAATTTCGGCAATCCGGAACGGCCGGAGATCATGGGTCAGTTGGTCGGCGCGGTGAAGGGCATTGGCGATGCCTGCCGCGCGCTCGGCTTCCCGATCGTTTCCGGCAATGTCTCGCTCTACAACGAAACCAATGGCCAGGGCATCCTGCCGACGCCGACCATCGGCGGCGTCGGGCTGATCGCCGACTGGTCGAAGATGGTGCGGGCCGGCTTCGCTGCGCAAGGCCAGATGATCCTGCTGGTCGGCGCGCCGGCCTCATGGGGCACGCATCTCGGCCAATCGGTCTACTTGCGCGACATCCACGGCCGCAGCGACGGCCCGCCGCCGCCGGTCGACCTCGACCATGAAAAGCGTGTCGGCGACCATGTGCGCGCCCTCATCGCGTCCGGCATCGTCACCGCGGCTCACGACGTTTCCGACGGCGGCATTGCGGTCGCGCTGGCCGAGATGGCGATGGCATCAGGCATCGGCGCGACGGTCCCCGGACTGGCCGGCACCGATCCTATTCCGGTCTGGTTCGGCGAGGACCAGGGCCGCTATCTCCTCACGCTGTCAATCGATCCAGACAGTGAGGACTGGGACGCGATCCGCAAACAGCAAGGCGAACTCGGTATTTTCGCGCCCTGGATCGGCTCGACCGGCGGCAACACGCTGAAACTCGGCGAGGCACGGGCGATCCCGCTCGGCGAATTGACCGCCGCGCACGAAGGCTGGTTCCCGCGCTTCATGGATCAGACCATTTGAGCAGAGCGTGATCCCGAAAAGTGGGAAACGATTTTTTCGGAAAAATCATGCTCAACCACAGGAAACTGGCCGTCCGGGCACTGCTTGCAGTCGTCTTCTGGCCATCGCTGTTCTTCTTCTGGTTTCTCGGCCCGTTCGTCTTTTTCCTGCTGTCGACGACATCGAGCGAGGTCTGCGTCCGGTTGGATACACGCGCGGAGTTCCTCGCCGCGGCCAACGACACGCTTCCGATGCTTGGCCTGCAAAACCTTTTCTATGCAGTTCCGCTTGTCTGCCTGGTGCTTTGGAGCCGGCTTCTGCCGGACCGGGCACGGACAAGGCACATCTTCACCTGCATAAAACTTTTCGCCGTCGCGGCCGCATTGGGGGCACTGTGGGAGTATGGCTCCTCGCTGGCCTGCGATGGCTACGGCCAGCCGTTCTTCTCGCCCGTCTGGCGGATGACCGCCTACCTGCCGATTGCCAACCTGGCGATCAACCTTCCCCTCTATGTGCTGACCTTCAGCCTTGGGCGGACCTTCTCGACGCCCGAGGACGAGCCCGCAGACGACGCCGGCGGTCAGAGCGAGAACGCGTCGTGAGTCACCATCGCGCTGGGGCTGGACGGAACGGCTTCAATCCCAGCCGGAAAGGCTTTAGGTTCACCCCGACTCTCATCGCACGGGCAGCCACGCCGCAGCCCGCCCTAAAAACAGGAATTTGCCATGGCAATGGATGCCCGCGACATTGAAAAACTGATCAAGGAGGGGATCCCGGACGCCAGGGTGACCATCCGTGACCTTGCCGGCGACGGCGATCACTATGCGGCCGAAGTGGTCGCCGAGAGCTTTCGCGGAAAAAGCCGCGTGCAGCAGCACCAGATGGTCTATGACGCGCTGAAGGGCAATATGGGCGGCGTGCTGCACGCGCTGGCGCTGCAGACCAGCGTGCCGGACTAGGGCTTCCAACGCCAAAGTCGCTTGGCCCAAAACGCCGCATCTTTTGCGCCATTCACGCCACCACGCGGCTAAAGTCTTGTTTCGGGCAACCTATGGGTTTATCTGATGGAAAAGCTTCGAGCCTGACTCCCACAGGCGGGAAAGGATATTCCATGAGCGGCATCAACGACTACATCGACAACGAAGTGAAGGGCAACGACGTCGTGCTTTTCATGAAGGGCACGCCCGGTTTCCCGCAGTGCGGATTTTCCGGCCAGGTTGTCCAGATCCTCGACTATATCGGCGCCGACTACAAAGGCGTGAACGTGCTGGATTCGGCCGAACTGCGCCAGGGCATCAAGGAGTACTCCAACTGGCCGACGATCCCTCAGCTCTATGTAAAGGGCGAATTCGTCGGTGGCTGCGACATCGTGCGCGAAATGTTCCAGGCGGGCGAGTTGCAGACATTCCTTGTCGAGAAGGGCGTGAGCGTCAAAGGCGCCGCCTGATTTCGGTTGGGCATGTCGCCGTCGACATGCCCTGAGCACCGGGGCAGCCCCGCCTCGGCAATTTTGCGTCCGGGACCCGGACCAGGACGAGCCAATGCGCCGGGCCACCGGCGCGTTTTCGTTTGAGAGATCGGACTTGCCGTGGACCAGCAGACGTCAGCACCGCAATCGGCAAGCAAATTGCCCATTCCGCGCTGGGAGTTCATCGCGCTGTGCGCGGCGCTGATGGCGCTCAATTCACTGGCCATCGACATCATGCTGCCGGCGCTGCAGCAGATCGGCGCCTCGCTTGGCGTCGAGAACGAAAACCACCGGCAATATGTCATCACCGCCTATATTCTGGGTTTTGGCGGCGGACAGCTGTTTTTCGGACCGCTCTCGGACCGATTCGGGCGCCGTGCGCCGCTTGTC
Protein-coding regions in this window:
- the purL gene encoding phosphoribosylformylglycinamidine synthase subunit PurL; translation: MTISNSVPITPELIAAHGLKPDEYQRILDLVGREPSFTELGIFSAMWNEHCSYKSSKKWLRTLPTTGPRVIQGPGENAGVVDIGDGDCVVFKMESHNHPSFIEPYQGAATGVGGILRDVFTMGARPIAAMNALRFGAPDHPKTRHLVAGVVSGVGGYGNSFGVPTVGGEVNFDARYNGNILVNAFAAGLAKTDAIFLSEAKGVGLPVVYLGAKTGRDGVGGATMASAEFDDKIDEKRPTVQVGDPFTEKCLLEACLELMASGAVIAIQDMGAAGLTCSAVEMGAKGDLGIELELDKVPVREERMSAYEMMLSESQERMLMVLRPEKEKEAEAIFHKWGLDFAIVGKTTDDLRFRVLHQGDQVADLPIKDLGDKAPEYDRPWVEPKKPAPLAANDIPQADVADALLKLLGGPDLSSRRWVWEQYDTLIQGNSLQLPGGDAGVVRVEGHPTKALAFSSDVTPRYCEADPYEGGKQAVAECWRNLTATGALPLAATDNLNFGNPERPEIMGQLVGAVKGIGDACRALGFPIVSGNVSLYNETNGQGILPTPTIGGVGLIADWSKMVRAGFAAQGQMILLVGAPASWGTHLGQSVYLRDIHGRSDGPPPPVDLDHEKRVGDHVRALIASGIVTAAHDVSDGGIAVALAEMAMASGIGATVPGLAGTDPIPVWFGEDQGRYLLTLSIDPDSEDWDAIRKQQGELGIFAPWIGSTGGNTLKLGEARAIPLGELTAAHEGWFPRFMDQTI
- a CDS encoding BolA/IbaG family iron-sulfur metabolism protein yields the protein MAMDARDIEKLIKEGIPDARVTIRDLAGDGDHYAAEVVAESFRGKSRVQQHQMVYDALKGNMGGVLHALALQTSVPD
- the grxD gene encoding Grx4 family monothiol glutaredoxin, which gives rise to MSGINDYIDNEVKGNDVVLFMKGTPGFPQCGFSGQVVQILDYIGADYKGVNVLDSAELRQGIKEYSNWPTIPQLYVKGEFVGGCDIVREMFQAGELQTFLVEKGVSVKGAA